A single window of Candidatus Methylomirabilis sp. DNA harbors:
- a CDS encoding lysophospholipid acyltransferase family protein: MVGADGKGRLREHLEFLGAMVAVLPVGVLPDRLAFALGRFLGRFWYAVDARHRKIALDNLARAFGSRTTAAEREILAREHFIHLGYTFVETCRLRGPRAARLQEVVQVEGREHLDRARARGRGIMVVTGHFGSWEVLGRAWPLLGEVGAFVARPLDNPLLEAWIAGIRTAGGNRVIPKRQAFRHVVETLRRGETVAMLIDQNVAREQGVFVDFFGTPACTTTAATLAARRTGAALLPAVCARRAPGRFTIRIGKEIPVAVTGDVRRDIVATTAQATTALEAFIRDHPEQWFWVHRRWKTRPEGKG; this comes from the coding sequence ATGGTCGGGGCAGACGGGAAGGGCCGGCTCCGCGAGCACCTGGAGTTCCTGGGTGCGATGGTGGCCGTCCTGCCTGTGGGCGTGCTGCCCGACCGCCTCGCCTTCGCCCTGGGACGCTTCCTCGGCCGCTTCTGGTACGCCGTGGACGCCCGCCACCGGAAGATCGCGTTGGACAATCTCGCGCGGGCCTTCGGGTCCCGGACGACGGCCGCCGAGCGGGAGATCCTGGCCCGCGAGCACTTCATCCACCTCGGGTACACCTTCGTGGAAACCTGTCGCCTGCGTGGGCCCCGCGCGGCGCGTCTTCAGGAGGTGGTGCAGGTCGAAGGGCGGGAGCACCTGGATCGCGCCCGCGCGCGGGGCCGCGGGATCATGGTGGTGACGGGCCACTTCGGATCGTGGGAGGTGTTGGGGCGGGCCTGGCCTCTCCTTGGGGAGGTAGGGGCCTTCGTTGCCCGCCCGCTGGATAACCCGCTCCTGGAGGCCTGGATCGCCGGGATCCGGACGGCGGGGGGAAACCGAGTCATTCCAAAGCGGCAGGCGTTCCGGCACGTGGTGGAGACGTTGCGCCGTGGTGAAACAGTGGCGATGCTGATCGACCAGAACGTGGCCCGGGAGCAGGGGGTCTTCGTGGACTTCTTCGGCACCCCCGCCTGTACGACCACCGCGGCTACCCTGGCTGCCCGCCGGACGGGAGCGGCCCTCCTGCCCGCAGTCTGCGCCCGGCGCGCGCCGGGGCGGTTCACGATCCGGATCGGGAAGGAGATCCCGGTGGCCGTCACGGGGGACGTCCGCCGGGACATCGTGGCGACCACCGCGCAGGCGACCACCGCCCTCGAGGCCTTCATCCGGGATCACCCGGAGCAGTGGTTCTGGGTGCACCGACGCTGGAAGACCCGGCCAGAGGGGAAAGGCTGA
- the lpxK gene encoding tetraacyldisaccharide 4'-kinase, protein MRVGDAVRAVAGDEHAPGGAGRALLRAGLRVASWGYGAVVVARTGAYGARLLPRHRVPCPVVSVGNLTAGGTGKTPCVISLARRLQERGWRPAVLLRGYGRRSGSGLLVASTGQGLLLSAEEAGDEASLLAGALSGVPVILGADRRRAAEVALRRCGADLCLLDDGYQHLRLHRDLDILLLDARCPFGNGALLPRGLLREPSGGTGRADLVILTRADQARDLDGVEGAVRRLNRRASLLRAVHRPVSLVRLADGSILPAQALAGQTVAALSAIGSPGGFEATLRGLGASVAAALRFPDHHRFRQEELERAGREGRMAGATLLVTTAKDRARGGLPARAGGLPLAVLEVEFVVTQGLEALEAALAELRREG, encoded by the coding sequence GTGAGGGTCGGGGATGCAGTCCGGGCCGTGGCGGGGGACGAGCACGCTCCCGGTGGAGCGGGGCGTGCCCTCCTGCGCGCCGGCCTCCGTGTGGCCTCCTGGGGGTACGGAGCGGTGGTGGTGGCCCGGACGGGTGCCTACGGGGCGAGGCTCCTGCCCCGGCACCGGGTCCCCTGTCCGGTGGTCAGCGTCGGCAATCTCACGGCGGGCGGGACCGGCAAGACGCCCTGCGTGATCTCCCTGGCCCGCCGCCTCCAGGAGCGGGGCTGGAGGCCGGCGGTTCTCCTCCGGGGATACGGGAGGCGGAGCGGCAGCGGCCTCCTGGTCGCGTCTACCGGCCAGGGGCTCCTTCTCTCTGCCGAGGAGGCGGGGGACGAGGCCAGTCTGCTCGCGGGAGCCCTGTCGGGGGTCCCGGTCATTCTGGGGGCGGACCGTCGCCGGGCGGCGGAGGTGGCGCTGCGCCGGTGTGGGGCCGACCTTTGTCTCCTGGACGACGGGTACCAACACTTGCGGCTCCATCGGGACCTCGATATCCTCCTGCTGGACGCCCGATGTCCCTTTGGGAACGGGGCCTTGCTCCCGCGCGGGCTCCTGCGCGAGCCGTCCGGGGGGACCGGCAGGGCTGACTTGGTCATCCTGACGCGGGCGGATCAGGCCCGGGATCTGGACGGGGTGGAGGGAGCGGTCCGCCGCCTGAATCGGCGGGCCTCGCTCCTCCGGGCGGTCCACCGCCCCGTCTCCCTCGTCCGGCTCGCCGATGGGAGCATCCTCCCGGCCCAGGCCCTGGCCGGCCAGACGGTGGCGGCGCTCTCGGCCATCGGCAGCCCGGGGGGCTTCGAAGCAACCCTCCGGGGTCTCGGGGCGTCGGTGGCCGCGGCTCTCCGCTTTCCCGACCACCACCGATTCCGCCAGGAGGAGCTGGAGCGGGCGGGGCGGGAGGGGCGGATGGCGGGGGCGACGCTCCTCGTGACGACTGCGAAGGATCGGGCTCGGGGAGGCCTCCCCGCGCGGGCGGGGGGCTTGCCGTTGGCCGTTCTGGAGGTGGAGTTCGTGGTGACGCAGGGGCTCGAGGCTCTGGAGGCGGCCCTGGCCGAGCTCCGAAGGGAGGGCTGA
- the waaF gene encoding lipopolysaccharide heptosyltransferase II, whose protein sequence is MGGVARILVRGVNWVGDALLMTPALASVRRTFPKAHLSLLVRPWVADLFRGNPAVDEVLLYESAGGHGGLTGKLRLARELRRRRFDLAVLFQNAFDAALIAWLARIPERVGFATQGRGWLLTRPVSLPPELRRRHQVEYYLGLVRALGWSEAPTELVLSLSTTEQEQADALLREAGCDGTVPIVALNPGAVYGSAKRWPAERYAALADRLAVEGYRPLLVGAPSDAGAAAEVRAAAERPQALADLTGRTGLKTLAALLRRCSAFVSNDTGAMHVAAAAGTPLVAIFGPTDPATTAPVSRRAILLRRPVFCSPCLLRDCPIDHRCMRGVSVDEVHEALLTLLRHSSGSAGPLRERPAGRPAVILDRDGTINEELGYIGSPEQVRLIPGAAAALRRLQAAGFCLVIVTNQSGVARGYFDEAALQRVNGHLLALLSAEGVQVAGVYYCPHHPTEGHPPYRRTCECRKPGGGLIRRAAEEHGLDLARSFVIGDHLSDVLLGRGVGSRTVLLLTGHGREEAARIRQTVGASPDCVAADLVEAATWILTQATSDVAGARPAP, encoded by the coding sequence ATGGGCGGCGTGGCCCGGATCCTGGTGCGGGGCGTGAACTGGGTCGGTGACGCGCTCCTGATGACCCCCGCCCTCGCCTCCGTCCGGCGGACCTTCCCGAAGGCCCACCTGAGCCTCCTGGTCCGCCCCTGGGTGGCCGATCTGTTCCGGGGGAACCCGGCCGTGGATGAGGTCCTCCTCTATGAAAGCGCCGGCGGCCACGGGGGGCTCACCGGGAAGCTCCGCCTCGCCCGGGAGCTCCGGCGGCGGCGGTTCGACCTGGCCGTTCTGTTTCAGAATGCGTTCGATGCGGCGCTGATTGCCTGGCTGGCGCGGATCCCGGAGCGGGTTGGGTTCGCGACGCAGGGGCGGGGCTGGCTGCTCACCCGGCCGGTGTCGCTTCCCCCGGAGCTGCGCAGGCGGCATCAGGTGGAGTACTACCTGGGGCTCGTCCGCGCCCTGGGGTGGAGCGAGGCGCCGACCGAGCTGGTCCTGTCGCTCAGCACGACGGAGCAGGAACAGGCAGACGCCCTGCTCCGAGAGGCGGGCTGCGACGGGACGGTTCCGATCGTCGCCCTGAACCCCGGAGCGGTCTACGGGAGCGCCAAGCGGTGGCCCGCCGAGCGGTACGCCGCCCTGGCCGACCGGCTGGCCGTCGAGGGGTATCGCCCCCTGCTGGTCGGGGCCCCCTCGGATGCCGGGGCGGCGGCCGAGGTGCGGGCGGCCGCGGAGCGCCCCCAGGCCCTGGCGGATTTGACAGGGCGGACGGGACTCAAGACGCTGGCCGCCCTCCTCCGTCGGTGCAGCGCCTTCGTTTCCAACGACACCGGGGCGATGCACGTGGCGGCAGCGGCGGGGACCCCGCTGGTGGCGATCTTCGGGCCCACCGACCCGGCCACCACGGCCCCCGTGAGCCGCCGCGCCATCCTGCTCCGCCGCCCCGTCTTCTGCAGCCCATGCCTCCTCCGGGACTGCCCGATCGATCACCGGTGTATGCGGGGGGTCAGCGTGGACGAGGTCCACGAGGCCCTCCTGACGCTCCTGCGGCATTCCTCCGGGAGTGCGGGCCCTCTGAGGGAGCGGCCGGCCGGCCGGCCGGCGGTTATACTGGACCGAGACGGGACGATCAACGAGGAGCTGGGCTACATCGGCTCCCCGGAGCAGGTCCGTCTCATCCCGGGGGCCGCGGCCGCCCTCCGGCGGCTTCAGGCGGCCGGCTTCTGTCTCGTGATCGTCACCAACCAGTCGGGCGTGGCCCGGGGATACTTCGACGAAGCGGCGCTTCAGCGGGTCAACGGGCATCTGCTCGCCTTGCTGTCGGCAGAGGGCGTGCAGGTGGCCGGGGTCTACTACTGCCCGCATCACCCGACGGAGGGTCATCCCCCCTATCGCCGGACGTGCGAGTGCCGGAAGCCGGGCGGCGGGTTGATCCGGCGGGCCGCCGAGGAACACGGGCTGGACCTGGCGCGCTCCTTCGTTATCGGGGACCATCTGAGCGATGTTCTCCTGGGGCGGGGCGTCGGGTCGCGGACAGTGCTCCTGCTCACGGGACACGGGCGGGAGGAGGCAGCCCGGATCCGACAAACCGTTGGCGCCAGCCCCGACTGCGTCGCCGCCGACCTGGTGGAGGCGGCGACGTGGATCCTGACGCAGGCCACCAGCGACGTCGCCGGGGCCCGGCCGGCCCCGTAG